Part of the Tepidibacillus fermentans genome, TTGAAGTGAATCACCGACATCATCAGCGAATTGAATCACTTCATTTTTTTGATAATGATGCCCTGGGATGTAGAGGCGGTCACCAAACTTTTGCTTGATTTCTAGTATTCGTTGCTCCATTTGTTCAGTCGTTTGCTCTAATACGTTCATCCTTTCTTCCCTCCAATGATGTTGAAGCTAATATCTAAGGCACGAATCGAATGAGTTAACATTCCTAATGAGATGTAATCTACTCCTGTATCACGGTATTCAGCAATGTTCTCTAATGTAATGCCACCACTTGCTTCTGTTACAATGGACTTGGGAACACAGGAAACAAATTCTTTAATTTGATCAGGTGAACAGTTATCCAATAGAATCACGTCGACATTAGCTTCGATTGCTTCTCGTAACTCTTCCTTTGATTCGATTTCTACTTCCACTTTTACCATATGTCCAAGTTGTTCTCTTACTTTCTGTACGGCTTTGGTGATGCTTCCTGCATAGGCGATATGATTATCTTTAATCAAGACCCCATCATAAAGTCCAAGGCGATGATTAAATCCGCCACCACAACGAACGGCATATTTTTCTAACATACGTAGACCAGGTGTTGTTTTTCGTGTATCACAAATACGGGTATGTTTACTATTTAGCCTTTCTACCGTACGGTGTGTCATCGTGGCAATTCCACTCATCCGTTGTACAAGATTGAGAATGACCCGTTCCCCACTTAAAAGATAAATGATCGGACCGCAAGCTTTGGCAATAACTTCCCCAGCCTTCACGTAGTCGCCATCCTTTTTATAGAAG contains:
- the nadC gene encoding carboxylating nicotinate-nucleotide diphosphorylase, with the protein product MNTIKLKKLLQQLFIEDIGERDITSETIFLPDDNSCGHFLVKEDGVVCGLPIIKEGYQLFDPSIEVTFYKKDGDYVKAGEVIAKACGPIIYLLSGERVILNLVQRMSGIATMTHRTVERLNSKHTRICDTRKTTPGLRMLEKYAVRCGGGFNHRLGLYDGVLIKDNHIAYAGSITKAVQKVREQLGHMVKVEVEIESKEELREAIEANVDVILLDNCSPDQIKEFVSCVPKSIVTEASGGITLENIAEYRDTGVDYISLGMLTHSIRALDISFNIIGGKKG